One genomic region from Prionailurus bengalensis isolate Pbe53 chromosome C1, Fcat_Pben_1.1_paternal_pri, whole genome shotgun sequence encodes:
- the KLHL17 gene encoding kelch-like protein 17 has translation MQPRSERPAGRTQSPEHGSPGPGPEAPPPPPPPQPPAPEAERARPRQARPTAPMEGAMQLLSREGHTVSHNSKRHYHDAFVAMSRMRQRGLLCDIVLHVAAKEIRAHKVVLASCSPYFHAMFTNEMSESRQTHVTLHDIDPQALDQLVQFAYTAEIVVGEGNVQTLLPAASLLQLNGVRDACCKFLLSQLDPSNCLGIRGFADTHSCGDLLKAAHRYVLQHFVDVAKTEEFMLLPLKQVLELVSSDSLNVPSEEDVYRAVLSWVKHDVDSRRQHVPRLMKCVRLPLLSRDFLLGHVDAESLVRHHPDCKDLLIEALKFHLLPEQRGVLGTSRTRPRRCEGAGPVLFAVGGGSLFAIHGDCEAYDTRTDRWHVVASMSTRRARVGVAAVGNRLYAVGGYDGTSDLATVESYDPVTNTWQPEVSMGTRRSCLGVAALHGLLYAAGGYDGASCLNSAERYDPLTGTWTSIAAMSTRRRYVRVAMLDGNLYAVGGYDSSSHLATVEKYEPQVNAWTPVASMLSRRSSAGVAVLEGALYVAGGNDGTSCLNSVERYSPKAGAWESVAPMNIRRSTHDLVAMDGWLYAVGGNDGSSSLNSIEKYNPRTNKWVAASCMFTRRSSVGAAVLELLNFPPPSSPTLSVSSTSL, from the exons ATGCAGCCGCGCAGCGAGCGCCCGGCTGGCAGGACACAAAGCCCGGAGCACGGCAGTCCGGGGCCCGGGCCGgaggcgccgccgccgccaccgccgccgcagccgccggc CCCAGAGGCAGAGCGTGCGCGTCCTCGGCAGGCCCGGCCCACGGCCCCCATGGAGGGTGCAATGCAGCTGCTGAGCCGTGAGGGCCACACTGTGTCCCACAACTCCAAACGGCACTATCACGACGCCTTCGTGGCCATGAGCCGCATGAGGCAGCGTGGCCTCCTGTGTGACATCGTCCTGCACGTGGCAGCCAAGGAGATCCGAGCCCACAAGGTGGTGCTAGCCTCCTGCAGCCCCTACTTCCACGCCATGTTCACAA ATGAGATGAGTGAGAGCCGCCAGACGCACGTGACGCTGCACGACATTGACCCTCAGGCCTTGGACCAGCTGGTGCAGTTTGCATACACTGCCGAGATCGTCGTGGGCGAGGGCAACGTACAG ACTctgctcccagctgccagcctcCTGCAGCTGAATGGCGTCCGTGACGCCTGCTGCAAGTTCCTGCTGAGTCAGCTCGACCCCTCCAACTGCCTGGGCATCCGGGGCTTTGCTGACACACACTCCTGCGGTGACCTGCTCAAGGCAGCACACAGGTACGTGCTGCAGCACTTCGTGGATGTGGCCAAGACTGAGGAGTTCATGCTGTTGCCACTAAAGCAG GTGCTGGAACTGGTCTCCAGCGACAGCCTGAACGTGCCTTCGGAGGAGGACGTCTACCGTGCCGTCCTGAGCTGGGTCAAGCATGACGTGGACTCTCGGAGACAGCATGTCCCAAGG CTGATGAAGTGTGTGCGCCTGCCCCTGCTGAGCCGGGACTTCCTGCTGGGCCATGTGGATGCCGAGAGCCTGGTGAGGCACCACCCTGACTGCAAGGACCTGCTCATTGAGGCCCTCAAGTTCCACCTGCTGCCTGAGCAGAGGGGCGTTCTGGGCACCAGCCGTACGCGGCCCCGGCGCTGTGAGGGCGCTGGCCCTGTGCTCTTTGCTGTGG GTGGAGGGAGCCTGTTCGCCATCCACGGGGACTGTGAAGCATACGACACACGCACTGACCGCTGGCACGTGGTGGCCTCCATGTCCACGCGCCGGGCCCGGGTGGGCGTGGCAGCAGTTGGGAACCGGCTGTATGCCGTGGGTGG TTACGATGGGACTTCAGACCTGGCCACCGTAGAGTCGTACGACCCCGTGACCAACACCTGGCAGCCTGAGGTGTCCATGGGCACAAGGCGCAGCTGCCTGGGTGTGGCCGCCCTGCATGGGCTCCTGTATGCAGCTGGTGGCTACGATGGGGCCTCCTGCCTCAACAG TGCTGAGCGCTATGACCCTCTGACGGGAACATGGACGTCCATCGCTGCCATGAGCACCCGGAGGCGATACGTGCGTGTGGCCATGCTTG ATGGGAACCTGTACGCGGTGGGTGGTTACGACAGCTCATCGCACCTGGCAACTGTGGAGAAGTATGAGCCCCAG GTAAACGCGTGGACCCCCGTGGCTTCCATGTTGAGCCGACGAAGCTCAGCAGGGGTGGCCGTGCTGGAGGGGGCTCTCTACGTGGCCGGCGGCAATGATGGCACCAGCTGCCTCAACTCTGTGGAGAGATACAGCCCTAAGGCGGGTGCCTGGGAGAGTGTAGCACCCATGAACATCCGAAG GAGCACCCACGACCTAGTGGCCATGGACGGCTGGCTGTACGCGGTGGGGGGCAACGATGGCAGCTCCAGCCTCAACTCCATCGAGAAGTATAACCCGAGGACCAACAAGTGGGTGGCCGCGTCCTGCATGTTCACGCGGCGCAGCAGCGTGGGCGCGGCGGTGCTCGAGCTGCTCAACTTCCCGCCGCCCTCTTCACCCACGCTGTCCGTGTCGTCCACCAGCCTCTGA
- the PLEKHN1 gene encoding pleckstrin homology domain-containing family N member 1 isoform X1 has product MGNSHCVPQAPRRLRASFSRKPSLKGNREDGARKLAGLFGTEAGPDGDTTADKIFYYVPGTDIPDLESQRENLEQPFLSVFKKGRRRVPVRNLGKVIHYAKVQLRFQHSQDISDCFLELFPSYLYFQAHGSKGLTFQGLLPLMELSVCPLEGSREHAFQITGPLPAPLLVLCSSQAELGRWLYHLEKQMALVGGLQHCHSSPPQGLPEDELPWTLQRRLTRLRTASGRQMVGSAICASRVKLQHLPSQEQWDRLLVLYPTSLAIFSEEADGLCFKGELPLSAIHINLEEKETQICSFLVEGRLINTIRVLCASYEDYSRWLLCLQTVSRGDGAPPPPGPESFPGLRVSTQVLGGGRGSLSSDGRTSWGSGCPAPPSTHTSHSLPESSVPSTTGCPAQPVPDQAHPGGTRRQRAEPRRSSSSRSPRNKARAEGPGLATSLLLDLTKLSKHSPEGNPEARDRPPEAPRSPLYADPYTPPATSYHKIAAVQGLDEFLSATQSSLGPESSSAFPSVPVSVPVSDPSSGLSGPHLLSKEGALQPRASQRHRGSVQGQGPPPPDSPQHVSPVREVSPDPLLPPSGGHPLRSYDNIWDKASSPSHKRWPRGAPEAGGGLIQWI; this is encoded by the exons ATGGGGAACAGCCACTGCGTCCCTCAGGCCCCTAGGAGGCTCCGGGCCTCCTTCTCCAGAAAGCCCTCGCTGAAGGGAAATAg AGAGGATGGCGCAAGGAAGCTGGCTGGCCTGTTTGGCACCGAGGCCGGTCCTGACGGGGACACCACTGCTGACAAGATCTTCTACTACGTCCCTGGGACG GACATCCCAGATTTGGAGAGCCAGCGAGAAAATCTAGAGCAGCCGTTCCTGAGTGTGTTCAAGAAGGGGCGGCGGAGGGTGCCTGTGCGGAATCTGGGCAAGGTTATACACTATGCCAAGGTCCAGCTGCGATTCCAGCACAGCCAG GACATCAGCGACTGCTTCCTGGAGCTGTTCCCCTCTTACCTGTACTTCCAGGCCCATGGTTCCAAAGGACTCACCTTCCAG GGGCTGTTACCACTGATGGAGCTGAGTGTCTGCCCGCTCGAGGGATCCAGAGAGCATGCCTTCCAGATCACAG GCCCGCTGCCTgctccccttctcgtgctctgcTCCAGCCAGGCTGAGCTGGGCCGCTGGCTGTACCACCTGGAAAAGCAGATGGCCCTCGTGGGAGGGCTGCAGCACTGCCACTCATCGCCCCCGCAG GGCCTCCCTGAGGACGAGCTGCCCTGGACTCTGCAGCGCAGACTGACCCGGCTGCGGACAGCATCGGGGCGTCAGATGGTGGGTAGTGCCATCTGTGCCTCGAGGGTCAAGCTGCAGCATCTGCCCTCACAG GAACAGTGGGACCGGCTCTTGGTCCTGTACCCGACATCCCTGGCCATTTTCTCTGAGGAAGCAGATGGGCTTTGCTTTAAG GGGGAGCTCCCACTCAGCGCCATCCACATCAACCTGGAGGAGAAGGAGACGCAGATCTGCTCTTTCCTCGTCGAAG GCCGTCTCATCAACACCATTCGCGTGCTGTGTGCCAGCTACGAGGACTACAGCCGCTGGCTGCTCTGCCTGCAGACGGTCTCCCGCGGGGACGGAGCTCCCCCACCGCCCGGCCCTGAGAGCTTCCCAGGGCTGCGGGTGTCCACACAG GTCCTGGGTGGTGGCCGAGGCTCACTCTCCTCAGATGGACGAACCAGCTGGGGCTCAGGGTGCCCAGCACCCCCGTCCACGCACACCAGCCACTCTCTCCCTGAATCCTCAGTGCCGTCCACCACAGGCTGCCCCGCCCAGCCTGTGCCC GACCAGGCCCACCCTGGCGGCAccaggaggcagagggcagagccGAGACGGAGCAGCAGCAGTCGGTCACCCAGGAACAAGGCCCGGGCCGAGGGGCCCGGCCTGGCCACCTCGTTGCTTTTGGACCTGACCAAG CTGAGCAAGCACAGCCCGGAGGGCAACCCCGAGGCCCGAGACCGGCCTCCGGAGGCCCCACGGTCCCCGCTCTACGCTGATCCCTACACACCACCTGCTACCTCCTACCACAAGATCGCAGCTGTCCAGGGCCTGGATGAG TTCCTCAGCGCGACGCAGAGCTCACTTGGACCTGAGTCCTCGAGCGCATTCCCCTCGGTCCCTGTGTCTGTGCCTGTCTCTGACCCCAGCTCTGGGCTCTCCGGTCCCCACTTGCTCTCCAAGGAGGGAGCCCTGCAGCCGCGAGCCTCTCAGCGGCACCGAGGCTCTGTCCAGGGCCAGGGTCCACCACCCCCAGACTCCCCTCAGCAT GTCTCCCCTGTGAGAGAAGTCTCACCCGaccccctgctgcctccctcag
- the PLEKHN1 gene encoding pleckstrin homology domain-containing family N member 1 isoform X2 yields the protein MPRSSCDSSTASPALPQDISDCFLELFPSYLYFQAHGSKGLTFQGLLPLMELSVCPLEGSREHAFQITGPLPAPLLVLCSSQAELGRWLYHLEKQMALVGGLQHCHSSPPQGLPEDELPWTLQRRLTRLRTASGRQMVGSAICASRVKLQHLPSQEQWDRLLVLYPTSLAIFSEEADGLCFKGELPLSAIHINLEEKETQICSFLVEGRLINTIRVLCASYEDYSRWLLCLQTVSRGDGAPPPPGPESFPGLRVSTQVLGGGRGSLSSDGRTSWGSGCPAPPSTHTSHSLPESSVPSTTGCPAQPVPDQAHPGGTRRQRAEPRRSSSSRSPRNKARAEGPGLATSLLLDLTKLSKHSPEGNPEARDRPPEAPRSPLYADPYTPPATSYHKIAAVQGLDEFLSATQSSLGPESSSAFPSVPVSVPVSDPSSGLSGPHLLSKEGALQPRASQRHRGSVQGQGPPPPDSPQHVSPVREVSPDPLLPPSGGHPLRSYDNIWDKASSPSHKRWPRGAPEAGGGLIQWI from the exons ATGCCAAGGTCCAGCTGCGATTCCAGCACAGCCAG CCCTGCTCTCCCCCAGGACATCAGCGACTGCTTCCTGGAGCTGTTCCCCTCTTACCTGTACTTCCAGGCCCATGGTTCCAAAGGACTCACCTTCCAG GGGCTGTTACCACTGATGGAGCTGAGTGTCTGCCCGCTCGAGGGATCCAGAGAGCATGCCTTCCAGATCACAG GCCCGCTGCCTgctccccttctcgtgctctgcTCCAGCCAGGCTGAGCTGGGCCGCTGGCTGTACCACCTGGAAAAGCAGATGGCCCTCGTGGGAGGGCTGCAGCACTGCCACTCATCGCCCCCGCAG GGCCTCCCTGAGGACGAGCTGCCCTGGACTCTGCAGCGCAGACTGACCCGGCTGCGGACAGCATCGGGGCGTCAGATGGTGGGTAGTGCCATCTGTGCCTCGAGGGTCAAGCTGCAGCATCTGCCCTCACAG GAACAGTGGGACCGGCTCTTGGTCCTGTACCCGACATCCCTGGCCATTTTCTCTGAGGAAGCAGATGGGCTTTGCTTTAAG GGGGAGCTCCCACTCAGCGCCATCCACATCAACCTGGAGGAGAAGGAGACGCAGATCTGCTCTTTCCTCGTCGAAG GCCGTCTCATCAACACCATTCGCGTGCTGTGTGCCAGCTACGAGGACTACAGCCGCTGGCTGCTCTGCCTGCAGACGGTCTCCCGCGGGGACGGAGCTCCCCCACCGCCCGGCCCTGAGAGCTTCCCAGGGCTGCGGGTGTCCACACAG GTCCTGGGTGGTGGCCGAGGCTCACTCTCCTCAGATGGACGAACCAGCTGGGGCTCAGGGTGCCCAGCACCCCCGTCCACGCACACCAGCCACTCTCTCCCTGAATCCTCAGTGCCGTCCACCACAGGCTGCCCCGCCCAGCCTGTGCCC GACCAGGCCCACCCTGGCGGCAccaggaggcagagggcagagccGAGACGGAGCAGCAGCAGTCGGTCACCCAGGAACAAGGCCCGGGCCGAGGGGCCCGGCCTGGCCACCTCGTTGCTTTTGGACCTGACCAAG CTGAGCAAGCACAGCCCGGAGGGCAACCCCGAGGCCCGAGACCGGCCTCCGGAGGCCCCACGGTCCCCGCTCTACGCTGATCCCTACACACCACCTGCTACCTCCTACCACAAGATCGCAGCTGTCCAGGGCCTGGATGAG TTCCTCAGCGCGACGCAGAGCTCACTTGGACCTGAGTCCTCGAGCGCATTCCCCTCGGTCCCTGTGTCTGTGCCTGTCTCTGACCCCAGCTCTGGGCTCTCCGGTCCCCACTTGCTCTCCAAGGAGGGAGCCCTGCAGCCGCGAGCCTCTCAGCGGCACCGAGGCTCTGTCCAGGGCCAGGGTCCACCACCCCCAGACTCCCCTCAGCAT GTCTCCCCTGTGAGAGAAGTCTCACCCGaccccctgctgcctccctcag